A portion of the Saccharomyces paradoxus chromosome XV, complete sequence genome contains these proteins:
- the ORT1 gene encoding Ort1p (Ornithine transporter of the mitochondrial inner membrane~similar to YOR130C) — MEDSKKKGLIEGAILDIINGSVAGACGKVIEFPFDTVKVRLQTQASNVFPTTWSCIKFTYQNEGIARGFFQGIASPLVGASLENATLFVSYNQCSKLLEKHTNVSPLGQILISGGVAGSCASLVLTPVELVKCKLQVANLQAASAKVKHTKVLPTIKAIISERGLAGLWQGQSGTFIRESFGGVAWFATYEIVKKSLKDRHAFDDPKRDENKIWELLVSGGSAGLAFNASIFPADTVKSVMQTEHISLTNAMKKIFGKFGLKGFYRGLGITLFRAVPANAAVFYIFETLSAL; from the coding sequence ATGGAGGAcagcaaaaagaaaggatTAATAGAAGGCGCTATTCTCGATATAATAAACGGTTCCGTTGCAGGTGCCTGTGGTAAAGTGATCGAGTTTCCTTTCGATACTGTGAAGGTCAGGTTACAAACTCAAGCATCCAATGTGTTTCCAACGACATGGTCTTGTATAAAATTCACTTACCAAAATGAAGGTATAGCGCGaggattttttcaaggcatTGCATCGCCTTTAGTTGGAGCATCTCTAGAGAACGCCACATTATTTGTGTCATATAACCAATGTTCTAAACTTTTAGAAAAGCACACAAATGTTTCCCCATTAGGGCAAATTTTGATCTCTGGCGGAGTAGCAGGTTCATGTGCAAGTTTGGTATTGACACCCGTAGAGTTGGTGAAGTGTAAGTTACAGGTTGCAAACCTACAAGCTGCATCCGCCAAAGTGAAGCATACAAAGGTGTTGCCTACAATAAAGGCAATTATAAGCGAGAGAGGCTTGGCGGGATTGTGGCAAGGGCAATCGGGCACTTTTATTCGAGAGAGTTTCGGTGGTGTCGCCTGGTTTGCAACCTATGAAATAGTCAAGAAGTCGTTGAAAGATAGGCATGCCTTTGATGACCCAAAAAGAgacgaaaataaaatatggGAGCTACTTGTTAGTGGAGGGAGCGCTGGTTTGGCGTTTAACGCTAGTATTTTCCCTGCAGATACTGTTAAGTCAGTAATGCAAACGGAGCATATAAGCCTTACCAATgcgatgaagaagattttcgGCAAGTTTGGACTAAAGGGGTTTTATCGGGGCTTGGGTATAACTCTCTTTAGGGCTGTACCAGCAAACGCTGCAGTTTTTTACATCTTTGAAACTCTTTCAGCACTCTAA
- a CDS encoding putative haloacid dehalogenase-like hydrolase (haloacid dehalogenase-like hydrolase~similar to YOR131C), translating into MTKLQGLKRLKQIKAVVFDMDGTLCLPQPWMFPAMRNAIGLHDKAIDILNFIDTLPTEKEKKEAHDKIELVEAKAMKEMQPQPGLVDIMTYLTKNGISKNICTRNVGAPVETFVTRFIPLELSRFDYIVTREFRPTKPQPDPLLHIASNLNIRPLEMIMVGDSFDDMKSGRSAGCLTVLLKNHVNGHLLLEHKELVDVSVEDLSEIIELIQNLNDKGL; encoded by the coding sequence ATGACAAAGTTACAAGGACTGAAGAGATTAAAACAAATCAAAGCGGTTGTATTTGACATGGACGGTACATTATGTCTACCTCAACCTTGGATGTTTCCAGCAATGAGAAACGCCATAGGATTGCACGACAAAGCGATTGATATCCTTAATTTCATTGATACATTGCCcacagaaaaagaaaaaaaagaagcgcATGATAAAATAGAACTAGTTGAAGCAAAAGCCATGAAGGAGATGCAACCACAGCCTGGTCTGGTTGACATAATGACGTATTTGACCAAAAATGGTATTAGCAAGAATATATGCACCAGGAATGTCGGTGCTCCAGTCGAGACTTTCGTTACAAGGTTTATTCCACTCGAGCTTTCGAGGTTTGACTATATTGTGACAAGAGAATTTAGACCTACGAAGCCTCAACCTGACCCATTATTGCACATCGCCTCGAATCTGAATATAAGGCCCTTGGAAATGATCATGGTAGGAGATTCATTTGACGACATGAAATCCGGTAGGTCTGCTGGGTGCTTGACGGTATTGCTCAAGAATCATGTGAATGGACATTTACTGCTCGAACATAAAGAACTGGTAGACGTTTCAGTAGAAGATCTTTCCGAAATAATTGAACTGATTCAAAATCTGAATGACAAAGGTctctaa
- the VPS17 gene encoding retromer subunit VPS17 (Subunit of the membrane-associated retromer complex~similar to YOR132W) produces the protein MASAVPYDPYDDLDNNPFAEPQEEGSEPAATTTDGSSSMSEERVSTEEAASVQDYETANNAQEGLGREEYATQSKTLSEQGGNQHPSQPTERVILPERSDEKKKYSLLAKITGLERFGSATGKKENPTIIFDCSTNLPTFRKQQYKNVKKSYEEFRQLFKYLNAAIQESFVPTLPPAYTTFGINSEEDRIKVTRNFQLWFNRTSQDPLIIRNEEVAFFIESDFNTYTPINKFKSLASGLKRKTLKQLAPPYDEVTELAEFRPLVKSIYVVSQNLQEKLLRVSRSRKMMVQEENAFGQDFVNLDEHNKLYKRYGKILTAVGDIDSIIATMDMASLYDGLEWVVRDAYVVKEALTNRHFIMRNLIQAQQNSKAKQEQARRFRSRRDINPMKIDEALRQLKTATKNEQVLTLKLQRITSNMIIERKQWISWYEEWIRSSIKEFTLRKIEYERKKLTLLERVRSDIRKADENGGLSRLGRHAVSNNNIDTSQTLKGDSWTGESNRKSQIPINKIAHTEFDDELFTEDDAYNSQDSDTTSLNARHAASLLGMCTK, from the coding sequence ATGGCGTCGGCAGTACCTTATGATCCATATGATGATCTAGATAATAATCCATTTGCTGAGccacaagaagaaggttCTGAACCAGCTGCAACGACGACCGATGGGTCATCTTCTATGTCCGAGGAGCGTGTAAGTACTGAGGAAGCAGCCTCTGTTCAGGACTACGAGACTGCAAATAACGCTCAAGAGGGACTGGGCAGAGAAGAATATGCAACACAGTCAAAAACCTTAAGCGAGCAAGGTGGGAACCAACATCCATCTCAGCCAACAGAACGTGTTATACTTCCTGAAAGAAgcgatgaaaaaaaaaagtacagTTTACTTGCTAAAATAACAGGATTGGAACGATTTGGATCAGCCACCGGTAAGAAAGAGAATCCGACCATTATATTTGATTGCTCGACAAACCTACCTACATTTCGCAAACAGCAATACAAGAATGTCAAAAAATCATATGAAGAGTTTCGCCAATTGTTCAAATATTTAAATGCAGCCATTCAAGAATCTTTTGTCCCTACTCTTCCTCCTGCATATACTACATTCGGAATTAATAGCGAAGAAGATAGGATTAAAGTAACGCGAAACTTCCAACTTTGGTTCAATAGGACATCACAAGACCCCTTAATTATTCGGAATGAAGAGGTGGCCTTTTTCATTGAGAGTGACTTTAATACATACACGCCCATCAACAAGTTCAAGTCCCTCGCATCTGggttgaaaagaaaaactttaaaGCAATTGGCACCTCCTTACGATGAAGTTACAGAATTAGCAGAATTCCGGCCATTAGTCAAGTCTATATATGTTGTTTCTCAGAATTTGCAAGAAAAGCTGCTAAGAGTTTCTAGAAGCCGCAAGATGATGgttcaagaagaaaatgcaTTTGGCCAAGATTTTGTTAATTTAGATGAGCACAATAAATTATACAAAAGATACGGTAAAATATTGACCGCTGTGGGTGATATTGATAGCATTATAGCCACCATGGATATGGCGTCGTTGTACGATGGTTTAGAATGGGTTGTTAGAGATGCTTATGTCGTGAAGGAAGCATTGACCAACAGGCATTTTATCATGCGAAATCTAATTCAAGCGCAGCAGAACTCTAAGGCGAAACAGGAACAGGCACGCAGGTTCAGATCAAGAAGAGATATCAATCCTATGAAAATCGATGAAGCGTTACGTCAATTAAAAACTGCAACTAAGAACGAACAAGTTTTGACCCTAAAGCTCCAACGAATCACGTCTAACATGATTATCGAGAGGAAGCAGTGGATCAGCTGGTATGAAGAATGGATAAGAAGTTCAATCAAAGAATTTacattaagaaaaatagagtatgagagaaaaaaactgaCGTTACTAGAACGAGTACGTTCCGATATTAGAAAAGCCGACGAAAACGGAGGTTTGTCACGTCTAGGACGTCACGCTGTTTCAAACAACAACATTGATACTTCTCAAACCCTTAAAGGTGACAGTTGGACTGGAGAGAGCAACCGCAAAAGTCAAATTCCCATCAATAAGATCGCTCATACTGAATTTGATGACGAACTGTTCACTGAAGATGACGCATACAACTCTCAAGACTCTGACACTACATCACTAAATGCGCGCCATGCCGCTTCGCTTTTGGGCATGTGTACTAagtag
- the EFT1 gene encoding elongation factor 2 (Elongation factor 2 (EF-2), also encoded by EFT2~similar to YOR133W) — MVAFTVDQMRSLMDKVTNVRNMSVIAHVDHGKSTLTDSLVQRAGIISAAKAGEARFTDTRKDEQERGITIKSTAISLYSEMSDEDVKEIKQKTDGNSFLINLIDSPGHVDFSSEVTAALRVTDGALVVVDTIEGVCVQTETVLRQALGERIKPVVVINKVDRALLELQVSKEDLYQTFARTVESVNVIVSTYADEVLGDVQVYPARGTVAFGSGLHGWAFTIRQFATRYAKKFGVDKSKMMDRLWGDSFFNPKTKKWTNKDTDAEGKPLERAFNMFILDPIFRLFTAIMNFKKDEIPVLLEKLEIVLKGDEKDLEGKALLKVVMRKFLPAADALLEMIVLHLPSPVTAQAYRAEQLYEGPADDASCIAIKNCDPKADLMLYVSKMVPTSDKGRFYAFGRVFAGTVKSGQKVRIQGPNYVPGKKDDLFIKAIQRVVLMMGRFVEPIDDCPAGNIIGLVGIDQFLLKTGTLTTSETAHNMKVMKFSVSPVVQVAVEVKNANDLPKLVEGLKRLSKSDPCVLTCMSESGEHIVAGTGELHLEICLQDLENDHAGVPLKISPPVVAYRETVESESSQTALSKSPNKHNRIYLKAEPIDEEVSLAIENGIINPRDDFKARARIMADDYGWDVTDARKIWCFGPDGNGPNLVIDQTKAVQYLHEIKDSVVAAFQWATKEGPIFGEEMRSVRVNILDVTLHADAIHRGGGQIIPTMRRATYAGFLLAEPKIQEPVFLVEIQCPEQAVGGIYSVLNKKRGQVVSEEQRPGTPLFTVKAYLPVNESFGFTGELRQATGGQAFPQMVFDHWSTLGSDPLDPTSKAGEIVLAARKRHGMKEEVPGWQEYYDKL; from the coding sequence ATGGTTGCTTTCACTGTTGACCAAATGCGTTCTTTAATGGACAAAGTTACCAATGTGCGTAACATGTCCGTTATTGCTCACGTCGATCATGGTAAGTCCACTTTGACCGATTCCTTGGTCCAAAGAGCCGGTATTATTTCCGCTGCTAAGGCTGGTGAAGCTCGTTTCACCGATACCAGAAAGgatgaacaagaaagagGTATTACCATCAAGTCTACCGCCATTTCTCTATACTCTGAAATGTCTGACGAAGATGTCAAGGAAATCAAGCAAAAGACCGACGGTAACTCCTTTTTGATCAACTTGATCGACTCTCCAGGTCACGTTGACTTCTCCTCTGAAGTTACTGCCGCTTTGCGTGTCACCGATGGTGCTTTGGTTGTTGTCGACACCATTGAAGGTGTCTGTGTCCAAACCGAAACTGTTTTGAGACAAGCTTTGGGTGAAAGAATCAAGcctgttgttgttattaaCAAGGTCGACAGAGCTTTGTTGGAATTGCAAGTTTCCAAGGAAGATTTATACCAAACTTTTGCCAGAACTGTTGAATCCGTTAACGTCATCGTCTCCACCTATGCTGATGAAGTTTTGGGTGACGTTCAAGTTTACCCAGCCAGAGGTACCGTTGCCTTCGGTTCTGGTTTGCACGGTTGGGCTTTCACTATCCGTCAATTCGCCACCAGATACGCTAAGAAATTCGGTGTCGACAAGTCCAAGATGATGGACAGATTGTGGGGTGACTCTTTCTTCAACCCAAAGACCAAGAAGTGGACCAACAAGGACACTGATGCCGAAGGTAAGCCATTGGAAAGAGCTTTCAACATGTTCATCTTGGACCCAATCTTCAGATTATTCACTGCCATCATGAACTTCAAGAAGGATGAAATTCCAGTTTTGTTAGAAAAGTTGGAAATTGTCTTGAAGGGTGACGAGAAGGACTTGGAAGGTAAGGCTTTGTTGAAGGTTGTTATGAGAAAGTTCTTGCCAGCTGCCGACGCTTTGTTGGAAATGATTGTCTTGCACTTGCCATCTCCAGTCACTGCTCAAGCCTACAGAGCTGAACAATTATACGAAGGTCCAGCTGACGATGCCAGTTGTATTGCTATCAAGAACTGTGATCCAAAGGCTGACTTAATGTTGTACGTCTCCAAGATGGTGCCAACCTCTGATAAGGGTAGATTCTACGCTTTCGGTAGAGTTTTCGCCGGTACTGTTAAATCTGGTCAAAAGGTCAGAATTCAAGGTCCAAACTACGTTCCAGGTAAGAAGGACGATTTGTTCATCAAGGCTATCCAAAGAGTTGTTTTGATGATGGGTAGATTTGTCGAACCAATCGATGACTGTCCAGCTGGTAACATTATCGGTTTAGTCGGTATCGATCAATTCTTGTTGAAGACTGGTACTTTAACCACCAGTGAAACCGCTCACAACATGAAGGTCATGAAATTCTCTGTCTCTCCAGTTGTGCAAGTCGCTGTCGAAGTCAAGAACGCTAACGACTTACCAAAATTGGTCGAAGGTTTGAAGAGATTGTCCAAGTCCGATCCATGTGTCTTGACTTGTATGTCTGAATCCGGTGAACATATCGTTGCTGGTACCGGTGAACTGCATTTGGAAATTTGTTTGCAAGATCTGGAAAACGACCATGCTGGTGTTCCATTGAAGATTTCCCCACCAGTTGTCGCCTACAGAGAAACTGTTGAAAGTGAATCCTCTCAAACTGCTTTATCCAAGTCTCCAAACAAGCATAACAGAATTTACTTGAAGGCTGAACCAATTGACGAAGAAGTCTCTTTGGCTATCGAAAACGGTATCATCAACCCAAGAGATGATTTCAAGGCCAGAGCCAGAATCATGGCTGATGACTACGGTTGGGATGTTACTGACGCCAGAAAGATCTGGTGTTTCGGTCCAGATGGTAACGGTCCAAACTTGGTTATTGATCAAACTAAGGCTGTTCAATACTTGCACGAAATCAAGGATTCCGTTGTTGCTGCATTCCAATGGGCTACCAAGGAAGGTCCAATTTTCGGTGAAGAAATGAGATCTGTCAGAGTTAACATTTTGGATGTTACTTTACATGCCGATGCTATCCACAGAGGTGGTGGTCAAATCATCCCAACCATGAGAAGAGCTACTTACGCCGGTTTCTTATTGGCTGAGCCAAAGATCCAAGAACCAGTTTTCTTGGTCGAAATTCAATGTCCAGAACAAGCCGTCGGTGGTATCTACTCCGTCttaaacaagaagagaGGTCAAGTTGTTTCTGAAGAACAAAGACCAGGTACTCCATTGTTTACCGTCAAGGCTTACTTGCCAGTTAACGAATCTTTCGGTTTCACCGGTGAATTGAGACAAGCTACTGGTGGTCAAGCTTTCCCACAAATGGTTTTCGACCATTGGTCTACTCTAGGTTCTGACCCATTGGACCCAACCTCCAAGGCTGGTGAAATTGTTCTTGCTGCTCGTAAGAGACACGGTATGAAGGAAGAAGTTCCAGGCTGGCAAGAATATTACGACAAATTGTAA
- the BAG7 gene encoding GTPase-activating protein BAG7 (Rho GTPase activating protein (RhoGAP)~similar to YOR134W) — MFTMNLLSTPPPEEVPLQDSLYLMPSVEDKKDRDSFSNSQNEFDGRVFGVPLEESLNVAQEEVIIQESRKEIVFIPVVIAKSGHYLKENALDTTGIFRIAGSNKRVRELQTVFSKPPDFGRKFEGWNDFNAHDIATLLKRYLNSLSEPLVPLALYDIFRNPILENPKTNEHKEEIIKNYEDIYMLLPQQNRHLILYLAALLNLFARNEKKNLMPASNLAAIVQPSILSHPKHEMSPKEYEISRTVIEFLILHALDIIPNTDYANKDTKPHAGIVAKFKNITVPEMAIDSDEEDFLHPSIDDHMLPRSRAHSDSNNFTLHHHQALSSSPIDLHNDGLSVPRSFKGRTLSAESLSPKLGKLLGNVGHSKDPTERVPRSEHKTKHKQHRQSWLRRLTSPSRTLP, encoded by the coding sequence atgtttACCATGAATCTTCTTTCTACACCTCCTCCTGAAGAGGTTCCTTTGCAGGATAGCTTATATTTAATGCCTTCTGTTGAAGACAAGAAGGATAGAGACAGCTTCAGTAATTCACAAAACGAATTTGATGGTAGAGTATTTGGTGTTCCATTGGAAGAATCTCTGAACGTTGCTCAAGAAGAAGTGATTATCCAAGAGAGTAGAAAGGAAATCGTGTTCATACCGGTTGTAATAGCAAAAAGTGGGCACTACCTGAAAGAGAACGCATTAGACACAACCGGAATTTTCCGTATTGCAGGGAGCAATAAACGTGTCAGAGAACTACAAACCGTTTTCTCTAAACCGCCCGATTTTGGCCGTAAATTTGAAGGATGGAATGACTTCAATGCTCATGATATCGCAACTTTATTAAAAAGGTATTTAAACTCATTGAGTGAACCTTTAGTTCCACTAGCATTATACGACATTTTCAGAAATCCAATATTGGAGAACCCAAAAACAAACGAACACAAGGAAGAAATCATCAAGAATTACGAAGACATCTATATGCTCTTACCACAACAAAACAGACATCTGATACTTTATTTGGCCGCGCTATTGAATTTATTCgcaagaaatgaaaagaaaaatttaatgCCTGCAAGTAATTTGGCGGCCATCGTACAACCTTCAATCTTGTCTCATCCCAAGCATGAGATGAGCCCGAAAGAGTATGAGATTTCCAGAACGGTCATCGAATTCCTCATATTACACGCTTTAGATATAATACCGAATACGGACTATGCGAATAAGGACACCAAGCCGCATGCAGGAATAGTAGCAAAGTTTAAGAACATTACCGTCCCTGAAATGGCTATTGACTCCGACGAGGAAGATTTTCTACACCCTTCAATAGATGACCATATGCTCCCGAGGTCACGTGCGCACTCCGACTCCAACAATTTTACCCTGCATCACCATCAAGCGCTATCCTCTAGTCCAATAGACCTTCATAACGATGGGCTTTCTGTACCAAGATCATTCAAAGGTAGAACATTGAGTGCAGAATCCCTTTCGCCCAAACTTGGTAAATTACTTGGCAACGTTGGACACAGCAAAGACCCTACAGAAAGAGTCCCTAGGAGCGAACATAAGACCAAACACAAACAACACAGACAGTCGTGGTTGAGAAGACTCACTAGCCCTTCTAGAACGCTCCCCTAG
- the IDH2 gene encoding isocitrate dehydrogenase (NAD(+)) IDH2 (Subunit of mitochondrial NAD(+)-dependent isocitrate dehydrogenase~similar to YOR136W) — MLRSTFFRNTSRRFLATVKQPSIGRYTGKPNPSTGKYTVSFIEGDGIGPEISKSVKKIFSAANVPIEWESCDVSPIFVNGLTTIPDPAVQSITKNLVALKGPLATPIGKGHRSLNLTLRKTFGLFANVRPAKSIEGFKTTYENVDLVLIRENTEGEYSGIEHIVCPGVVQSIKLITRDASERVIRYAFEYARAIGRPRVIVVHKSTIQRLADGLFVNVAKELSKEYPDITLETELIDNSVLKVVTNPSAYTNAVSVCPNLYGDILSDLNSGLSAGSLGLTPSANIGHKISIFEAVHGSAPDIAGQDKANPTALLLSSVMMLNHMGLTNHADQIQNAVLSTISSGPENRTGDLAGTATTSSFTEAVIKRL, encoded by the coding sequence atgttgagaagtactttttttagaaaCACCTCGAGAAGGTTTTTGGCTACTGTAAAACAACCTTCAATCGGAAGATATACCGGTAAGCCTAACCCTTCCACAGGCAAATATACTGTCTCATTCATTGAAGGTGATGGTATCGGCCCTGAAATTTCCAAGTCtgtaaagaaaatcttTAGTGCAGCAAATGTCCCTATAGAATGGGAATCCTGCGATGTTAGTCCCATCTTTGTCAACGGGTTAACCACCATTCCTGATCCCGCCGTACAATCTATTACAAAGAACCTGGTTGCTTTAAAAGGCCCCCTAGCTACGCCAATTGGTAAAGGTCACAgatctttgaatttgaccTTAAGAAAGACATTTGGATTATTTGCCAATGTTCGTCCTGCCAAGTCTATTGAAGGTTTCAAGACTACTTATGAAAACGTTGATTTAGTTCTTATCAGGGAAAACACTGAAGGTGAATATTCTGGTATCGAACACATAGTTTGCCCTGGCGTTGTTCAATCTATTAAACTGATCACAAGAGATGCTTCTGAGCGAGTCATTAGATATGCTTTTGAATACGCAAGAGCTATCGGCAGGCCAAGAGTTATTGTGGTACATAAATCTACCATCCAAAGATTAGCTGATGGTTTATTCGTTAATGTTGCCAAAGAATTATCCAAAGAGTATCCTGACATTACTTTAGAAACTGAACTTATTGATAACAGCGTGCTAAAGGTCGTCACAAACCCATCTGCCTACACAAACGCCGTCTCTGTTTGTCCAAATCTATATGGTGATATCTTGTCTGACTTGAACTCCGGTTTGAGTGCTGGTTCTTTAGGTTTAACTCCATCTGCTAATATCGGCCATAAAATCTCGATCTTTGAAGCTGTCCATGGCTCTGCTCCTGATATTGCTGGTCAAGACAAAGCAAATCCAACTGCCCTACTTTTGTCCTCGGTAATGATGTTGAACCACATGGGCCTAACGAACCATGCTGaccaaattcaaaatgCAGTCTTGTCTACCATCTCATCGGGCCCGGAAAATAGAACTGGTGACTTGGCTGGTACTGCCactacttcttctttcactGAAGCAGTCATCAAGAGATTATAA